TTTGGGGAATGCTATCTTTCATTTCAAAATGATAATATTCCAAATTACTCAATTTAAAATGGATAAGTTGTTTGCCTAATTCAGCAATACCAAATTTCGAATCAGTCATACTCAAACCGCTCCACCAGGCAAAATCTTTTAGAGTCGCAGGTCCCCGTGATTTAAAATATAACTGCGCAAGTTTGGTTATTGCCTCAGATCTTGAAATCTGGCCAGTTCGGGGTACCCTTTTCTCAAACAGCGCATACGTTCCTTTTTTCGCCCCGTTACATAAAAGCATTTCCAATTCGGCCCTGATAATAATTTGTGCTGCCAGCAGGTTACCAACCGTGGTATTTCCCTGCGCCAGGCAAATCATGATATCCTCTTTGGTGAGATCGTCGACCTCTCCAAATTTCCGCTCAATTAGCTTCCATGCTTTTAAGAACAGTTCATCTGTCAACCCCTCTTTCTTATCAACATACTGCGTTGCTCTTTTCACGTGGGGTGCCGAAAGTTCGAGCATCCACCGGATATCTTTTTGATGTACCAGATGCCAGGTAGGTCGCAAAACATGGGTTCGGATAATTTCGCCGGAATTGATCAGATTTTCAATAGCACTTCGCCCTGGATTTATTATGCGTAAACCCAAAGCCCAAAGTGCCATTGAAAAATCTTGTGCCTGTACCGCTCCAAAATGAGCTACAACTTCATCCGGATTTTCAAAACGATTAGCTGACAAACCTTGATTAAACAAGCGTTGCTGTATGATTTCTCTTCTATTCATTTATTTATGAGGCCTGAAAAAAAGTCTCTGATATCGTTCACCAGCAAGCCAGGTACTTCCATGGCCGGGAAATGGCAGCCTTTGTCATAAAAAGTCCATCTATCCGGTTCGCCCATGAATGAAGCTAGTTTCTTCAATAAAGATTCATCTTCTTTTCTCCCAAAACAAGCCATCGCCGATCGGACTTTTGGCGGGTTCCATTGATTGGCTTCCTGCGAATTATCACTGCCCCAATCGAAAGCCATAGTCATATTTTCCGCAAGGATCTCCGCACTGGACGCGCCTAATTGGTTGAACCAGTATAGCGAAACATTCGTTAAAATCTGATCAATCTCAATAGCATCTTCTGGTAGGATTTTGTCTTCATCTGACCATTCTTTATACTTTTCAAGTATCCAGGCCAATTGCCCGATTGGACTATCCGACAATGCAAAGCCGATGGTATTTGGTCTTGTCGACTGGATTTCTAAATATGCTGTTCCATCTTTCTTATATTGTTTCATTCGTTCCAAACTTACGTTTTCCTCATTTGTAAAAAATGAATGATCGGAAGGAAACATGCCAAGCCCGGCAACAGCAAAAAAATCTGAATTGATATGGGTACCAATCAAACTATATGCCGCAATGCCCGACATGATACCAACAATGCCAGCACCCATATCGCCACCATGAACGGCAAATTTTTCATAACCCAGTTCCTTCATCAATGTTGTGAATGCATTTGCTATTCTAATCATATTCCAACCTTTATCTTTTACCGGCGTTGAAAAACCAAAACCCGGGATAGAAGGAATAATCAAATCAAAAGCAATCTGCTCCTCAGCTTGCGGATTGGTAAGCGGCTCGATAACCTTGATAAAATCTGCAAACGAACCCGGCCAGCCATGAACAAGCATCAGCGGCATGGCGTTTGACTTAGGAGATTTAATATGCAAATAATGGATATTTTGACCATCAATTTCCGAGATAAACTGCGGAAACTGATTAAGGATTGCCTCCTGTTTTTTCCAGTCAAATTTGTTTTGCCAATAGTCTGCTATTTTCTTTAAATACGTCAACGGAACGCCCTTTTCCCAGCTATTATCGAGCATTGAACTAGGCCAACGGGTATTTGCAAGTCTTTGAGTGAGGTAGTTAATATCGCTGTCAGAAATTTGAATTTTGAAGTTTTGCATGGTCTGAGAATTTTGTTGTTTTAAATTATTGTTGAACAAAATTCGTCACCACCCATTTTTGAGACGATAACAATTGTTAATAAATACTATCGCCGGTTTCTGATCCTGCTCAAAGAGACAGGCGTTATGCCGAGAAAGGAAGCGATGTAATGTTGGGGCACTCTTTGAAGGATTTGAGGATATTGCTCCAATAATT
This Dyadobacter sp. UC 10 DNA region includes the following protein-coding sequences:
- a CDS encoding winged helix DNA-binding domain-containing protein; this encodes MNRREIIQQRLFNQGLSANRFENPDEVVAHFGAVQAQDFSMALWALGLRIINPGRSAIENLINSGEIIRTHVLRPTWHLVHQKDIRWMLELSAPHVKRATQYVDKKEGLTDELFLKAWKLIERKFGEVDDLTKEDIMICLAQGNTTVGNLLAAQIIIRAELEMLLCNGAKKGTYALFEKRVPRTGQISRSEAITKLAQLYFKSRGPATLKDFAWWSGLSMTDSKFGIAELGKQLIHFKLSNLEYYHFEMKDSIPQKTTFALLPCYDEYTVGYSEGRDIALPSDFDNSKIGNGIFKPIILSQNEIVGTWRKSKEKPFVETHTFSDSTESMELNINKYVEKVCKFYG
- a CDS encoding epoxide hydrolase family protein, yielding MQNFKIQISDSDINYLTQRLANTRWPSSMLDNSWEKGVPLTYLKKIADYWQNKFDWKKQEAILNQFPQFISEIDGQNIHYLHIKSPKSNAMPLMLVHGWPGSFADFIKVIEPLTNPQAEEQIAFDLIIPSIPGFGFSTPVKDKGWNMIRIANAFTTLMKELGYEKFAVHGGDMGAGIVGIMSGIAAYSLIGTHINSDFFAVAGLGMFPSDHSFFTNEENVSLERMKQYKKDGTAYLEIQSTRPNTIGFALSDSPIGQLAWILEKYKEWSDEDKILPEDAIEIDQILTNVSLYWFNQLGASSAEILAENMTMAFDWGSDNSQEANQWNPPKVRSAMACFGRKEDESLLKKLASFMGEPDRWTFYDKGCHFPAMEVPGLLVNDIRDFFSGLINK